The Arvicola amphibius chromosome 6, mArvAmp1.2, whole genome shotgun sequence DNA window CCACCTCTGCAGAACTAGGGACCACCAAAGAGAATTTGGTGCAGGAGCCCAGCAGCCAAGAGCTGTTTCGCACACTACTGTACTTCAACAGGGCAAGGAAAGACAGTGAAGACCTTGCAAACAGGTAAGATGAACAAGTACATCTTCCCAGATATCTGACATGAAGTTCTTAAACCTAGCACACCTCACTACACTAAAGCAAACATTCACAATCAATAGAGTTGggacatttttgttgttgaaatcAACAGGCCGCCTCATATTCCACATCCCCTAACATTTGCAGCAATCCTCTTGAATCAGGCTCTCTAGGCCattgtgttggggaatattattttaaggtgtgtgacttttgtttatgctgcatttgttaactctgtgaagctgtgattctttgcctgtctagaacacctgatggGCTACTAAAGTACTGAATGGCCACTAGCCAGGAAGGTGCGGGATAAGTGGGGCTGGCGGACAGAGAGCAGCAGAgatctgggagaaggaagaagagcaacAACAGAACAAGAAGACAtggacatcaggggtcagccacccagccagtcatggagaaagaaggaaagtaagatatacaaaagttcaaaaagataaaaagctcagaggcaaaagataggataatttaagaaaagctggcaagggggctggagagatggctcagtagttaagagcattgcctgctcttccaaaggtcctgagttcaattcccggcaaccacatggtggctcataaccatctgtaatgaggtctggtgccctcttctggcctacagacatacatgtagacagaatattgtatgcataataaataaatgaatgaatgaataaaaaaagaaaaaaaaagctggcaagaagcaagccacgctaaggctgggcattcataaccaaaaataaacctctgtgtgtgatttatttggaggctgggtggtgggcccctcaaaaagccaagagTAAAACATCGAACAGTcatgattacaggcatgagtcaccacttCTGGTTACTGGGACCTCTTTACTCAAAGATGTAGGCAAAGTGGTTATCTTCCAGTGTTTATCAAGAAGGCAAATCCCCAAACTATCATTGGACACAGAGGGAGGCCCTGGATGGCAGATTATTCTGTAGAATCCCAGACAGAAAACCTTGTCTGGATTAAGAATAAAGTCCATCAAAATATAATCTGCTTTCTGGACACAGTAGGGAATGTGCTGATCTCTTCTGAATGTACATTCCTGAGCTGCTCCTACTGCACTAGCCAGCATTCAGCCCTTCATACAAGTGAGACAATGACTCCAGACAGGCTATTTATCAGCGTCCTAAATTCTAACCCCAAGAGAGATCTGAGAGCAGCCCAGGGTGAGTGCCCTCATCACCACCTGAGAAGGAAGGGGTCCTAATGAAGGACCATCTACACAAACCTTCTGACAGTTCAAAAGAGCACGGTGAATCCCCTGCTAAGGTGATTCCTCCTTGCTAATGAGGAAAGGTTCTCTCCTCGCCCCACGCTTCCCACACACATATGACTTTTACTTCAAAACACTGATACAAAGAGTCCTTTATGCTAGGAAAATATTACCCTCTAAAATGGGgctatatttacaaattttattttttatctcaaaaatacatataaatgaaaagcCGCTCTCCAAATGCGACAGGCCTTTGCCTATCATGTGGTATTATCTCTATCACAAACACTGTCATATGAAAATCAGCACATAGCTCTGAAACACACCATTTACAGGCACACGTACTGTAAGTAATGAACTCCCTTCTACTTACACAGACTGCAGGTGGGAAGTTCAGAAGCTGGGCTGTCCTTGCTTTCCACCCTTGGGAAGTAAATACAAACCTATGTCAAAGATGGAACCGAGATGTGGAAGCTACACAAGCTcctttagacacacacacacacacacacacacacgacctgaGGCCACAGCAAGGCCCTGCTACAAAGTCAATGTCAGGGTGTTTCTCAAAGAGAGGAGAtaacatttgaataaaaatgcaaagctgaagaaaaagaacagatgaTCAAACGGTTATGctgccgagcggtggtggcgtacacctcaGCTTTAatgctggcagaggcaggcggatctctgggagttcctagttccaggacagctagggttgttagagaaaccctgcctcaaaaactggTTATGTCTGTTTCCCGGGGAAATCGGAACCCTCTCAGGACGCAGCTCCACAACCCAGTGCAGGATAGAGACACGGGCACCCGACGGTAGAAGCCATGACCTCCCCACGCAGTCATGTCTATACAGGCGTTGCAAGTTTCTGTTTAGCTTAGACGGTCAATAATGAGGTCATGTGGTAAACTGTCACTTCCAAAAAACGAAGTGTAAAATCAACCTCTATGACTCAAGAGCTGATCCAGGTCAAAGCTTTGGTATATGCTGGAGGTTGTTTTGGTGACAACCAAAGCTTACTGAGATTCTCTGCTCTAGGAtttgtccccaaaacaaaacccctggTCCACAAAGCTCAACGACATATAAATAAGAAACTGTACAAAGAGAACAAGCCACAATCCCCTGTCCAAGGGCTTGGTTTCCTGTGCAGCGGTTCTGAAGGCACCCACTCCAGCCACACACTTTGACCAAAACTCGCCATGCTGTAATTGGTGAGACTGTTCTGAAAACAAGCGCCCACAGGCAGGCAGCTGCTGTGCCAAGTTCAACAAAACACGAAGTGAGAGTTCTCATACTGCAACACAAGCTGGGCAGCAACAGAGGAAAGACTTAAGGCAAGAAGAGGCACTGGAGAGTCAAGCCCATGGCCTCCAGCAGGAACAGTTTCTAATAGTGGGGTGCTTCTCAGTTGCTAGCTGTCAGacaccatttcctcctcctcGTCATCCTCATCTTCCTTCCGGTCTAGTTCAGAGGTGTCTGAAGACTCATGGAGCAAGACATATTCTCTGCTACTGAACCCAAATTTAAGgacatctttttctttcagttcgtAGTATCTCTGTGGCTCAATACGCTTGTTGTTCAAGAAGGTTCCATTGCCTGAGCCGAGGTCAATGATGTAGGGTTTCACCCTCCGACCAACTGTGCCATCAGCACGCGTGTACTCCACAAGCCTAGAATAGACCAGGGAGAGAAGCCTGTCAGCCATGTCCTGCTAGAGACCACCTACTCTGAAGCTCGCTGCTACAGATCTAGATGTCACTGCCTTGGCTTGAACATGGATCAAATGCAAACTATGGGAGGTCACGGGGAAGTATTGCCTGCCTAGGGGAATTGGGAGCAGTTTACATATACCCAAGAGAAAAGGTAgagggctgggctggagagatggttcagatgttaagagcactgagtgctcttccagaggtcctgagttcaattcccagcaaccacatggtggctcacagccatttataatgagatctggtgccctcttctggcatggaagcatacatggaaggaatgttgtatacgtaataaatctttaaaagaagaaagaaaaggtaagagGGCTGTGAGTggcaggtggggatggagggCCACGAAAAATCCCAATGTAGAACTCAAGACTTCTTGCTGTGGCTACACaatactcccccacccccaatgcTGTACATCTATTTTAGCACCAGGCCAAATGAGGAAAAACATTAGAATTAGAACTTGAGAGTCAAGGGCTAGATATGAGACAGAGTTCTGCTCTGAAGGTCATTTGTACCATCAGCTGACTGTGCTGAGCTACAGTTTTCTCAGCTGTCAAATGAGGATGCTAACCCTGGTCCTGTTTTCCCCACAGGAGTGTCGAGGACCAGATGGTAAAGGTCTATGATCCAAGCAGCAGATTCAGCCAGCGTGTACCTGGCATTCTGACTCTAGCTTCCACTTCTATTTGGTTCTCATTACAGCCCTGGGGGCATGTGGAAATAGGTCCAGAGTGGGGCAGGaccttataaatattttcttttctttctttttgagaaggGATGTTGGTACATGGGATACACTTAGAGGGTACACCAATCGTTTCTGCCTGGCCTCCAGAGACCTGCAattaggattacaggcctgcaccttCACAACAGTAGAGCCTAACATCTGGGTTTCTGATATCAAGTTCAAGACTCTCATATAAATGTTAAGAGATTACTCAAGGGCTGCTAGACTTTCAGCCCAGCTCATTAGATAGACACAAGGGCAATGGGATCTTCTGCATCCTCACACATAGGCATCCTCAGTGAGAAACTCaccccagctccctctccagttctCCCCTGGTCTACCTACCGGTACTGAAAGACTGCATGCTGCTTGGAGCAAGAGGGATGGTCGATGGGAATGTCGGCGATGCGGCGATGTCGACCCAGAAGGTAAGCACTCTGCCGATGGATGTACATGACTGGAAGTACCTCATCATTTTTAAAGGGGTAGAGACGCCACCGTTTTTTGGGGATCCGGGCTTCTGGGGGCTCACTGTACTTAATAACCACACCCCGGAAGGTATTGGTGTCCTCAAGAAGTGCCCCAGAAAGTTCAAAGCTTGGTTTTTCTTTAACAGGCACCTCTTTGCTCCTGTTACCAGCAGGGCGAGGCATCACCTCCTGAGCCTCACTGCCAGCACCTTCATTCTGCTGGCGATGCTCCCGGCGCCTGGCATTATGAaagtccctctcttcttcctgggcCTGCAGAATCTGGCTGTCTCGGTCCCGACCCTGCCCACTGACAGGCCTCTCACCAGAGCTCCTCCTTTGGCGGGAATGGCCCCGGTGCCGGTCTCGCTCACTGTTACGAGCTCTCCTTTGTTCCTGTTCTGATGGCTCCCGGTGCTGTCGATCCTCTCGTCCTCTCCGTGGATGGTCCTCACGTTCCTGAAATTAAGATGCATTCAGTAAAGGGAAGATGGCTTCTACTCTATGAATAAGCTgccagggatggggagatggcttagcagttaagagcactaactgctgttccagagaacccaggttcagttcttaaAATCCACATAgttgttcacaaccatctgtaactacagttctaagGGAATCAATGCCCTCTTGTGACAAGTGTGGGCGCTGCATCTATATGatgcacagacatccatgcaggaaaaacacccacacacataattaaatctTGCAAAAACAACACATTTGtgacctgggtgctggaattcaGAATAAAGTCTTATTCCCACAAGGCTATCTGCGGTAATTCTGTTCCCCTGGCGGGTCATTAAGACTCTATAGTCCATGCTGCTTCTCAAA harbors:
- the Snip1 gene encoding smad nuclear-interacting protein 1 → MKEGKSERERSGRRRHRADDALATVVVKQERLSPEPVAHRRPDAPAANPSPPAAEPGRGGHRGSRGRGASRSPAKKKNKSSGRRSKSPRTKRSRSPHYATVKVKQEREDHPRRGREDRQHREPSEQEQRRARNSERDRHRGHSRQRRSSGERPVSGQGRDRDSQILQAQEEERDFHNARRREHRQQNEGAGSEAQEVMPRPAGNRSKEVPVKEKPSFELSGALLEDTNTFRGVVIKYSEPPEARIPKKRWRLYPFKNDEVLPVMYIHRQSAYLLGRHRRIADIPIDHPSCSKQHAVFQYRLVEYTRADGTVGRRVKPYIIDLGSGNGTFLNNKRIEPQRYYELKEKDVLKFGFSSREYVLLHESSDTSELDRKEDEDDEEEEMVSDS